From the genome of Vicia villosa cultivar HV-30 ecotype Madison, WI linkage group LG2, Vvil1.0, whole genome shotgun sequence, one region includes:
- the LOC131646583 gene encoding protein CRABS CLAW yields the protein MNLEDKVTMDLVPPSDQHLCYVRCNFCNTVLAVGIPCKRLLDTVTVKCGHCSNLSFLTTRPPNSKTQTVDHTLTLQGIYSSKKGQPSSSSSSSPTTSPESLSPKPPPFVVKPPEKKHRLPSAYNRFMKEEIQRIKAANPQIPHREAFSAAAKNWARFIPNSPTSSLSATKRNTE from the exons ATGAACCTCGAAGACAAAGTCACCATGGACCTTGTTCCACCTTCTGATCAACACCTCTGCTACGTTCGTTGCAACTTCTGTAACACCGTCCTCGCT GTTGGTATACCATGCAAGAGGCTGCTAGACACTGTGACAGTCAAGTGTGGACACTGCAGCAACCTCTCTTTTCTCACCACAAGACCACCAAATTCCAAAACTCAAACTGTTGATCATACCCTAACTCTCCAGGGAATTTACAGTAGCAAAAAGGGACAACcatcctcttcctcttcttcttcaccaaCTACATCACCTGAGTCACTGTCCCCTAAACCACCACCTTTTGTTGTCAAAC CACCAGAGAAAAAACACCGTCTACCTTCTGCTTACAACCGTTTCATGAA AGAGGAGATACAGCGCATCAAAGCAGCAAACCCTCAGATCCCACATAGAGAAGCTTTCAGTGCTGCTGCAAAAAAT TGGGCTAGGTTCATCCCTAATTCACCAACCAGTTCACTTTCTGCAACTAAACGTAACACT GAATGA
- the LOC131649752 gene encoding uncharacterized protein LOC131649752: MVDCCSFVVQNGYNTPFWEARWRGGFILKEVFPELYNVSCLKGVSGVAMGGRLDGRWCWSDFGLSAALAVDPRLMAGFISMREMLESFSGLLEGRDLVTWDFKSGLEFSVASCYKFYGDAFIPYGPHYKFDDAFRLVWKAEVPFKIKAFGWRLLLDRLPTKDLLEYRGISFFLANLKCSFCGIDVESRNHSIFGCWVVKSIWREIAVWVDKMNSLEDECLPNFMD; encoded by the coding sequence ATGGTAGATTGTTGTAGTTTTGTTGTTCAAAATGGTTATAACACTCCGTTTTGGGAAGCTAGGTGGCGGGGAGGATTTATTTTAAAGGAAGTTTTTCCGGAATTGTACAATGTTTCTTGTTTGAAAGGGGTGTCGGGTGTGGCTATGGGAGGGCGGTTAGATGGGAGGTGGTGTTGGAGTGATTTTGGGCTTTCCGCGGCTTTAGCGGTAGATCCCAGATTAATGGCTGGTTTTATTTCTATGAGGGAAATGTTGGAGAGTTTTAGCGGTTTGTTGGAGGGTAGAGATTTGGTGACTTGGGATTTCAAATCCGGGTTGGAATTCTCGGTAGCTTCTTGTTACAAGTTTTATGGTGACGCCTTCATTCCTTACGGACCGCATTACAAGTTCGATGATGCTTTTAGGCTTGTGTGGAAAGCAGAGGTGCCTTTCAAAATTAAGGCATTTGGTTGGAGACTTCTCCTTGATAGACTTCCTACTAAGGACCTTTTGGAGTATAGAGGTATATCTTTTTTCTTAGCTAATTTAAAGTGCTCTTTTTGTGGCATTGATGTAGAAAGTAGGAACCATTCTATTTTTGGTTGTTGGGTGGTGAAGAGTATATGGAGAGAAATCGCCGTGTGGGTAGATAAAATGAATAGTTTGGAGGATGAGTGCTTGCcgaattttatggattga
- the LOC131649751 gene encoding uncharacterized protein LOC131649751: protein MVAEGLSGLVRKSIELGEFGRFPIKGSCWVDILQFADDTLIVGEGLWKHVWAIKTVLRAFELVSGLGINYHKSKLIDINSNSSFLEAASYFLSCKVEESNFYFLGIPIGFNPRKESTWNSLLTKMNRVGGWKNRFLNLGG, encoded by the coding sequence ATGGTTGCAGAAGGCTTATCGGGGTTGGTTAGAAAATCTATAGAACTTGGAGAATTTGGGAGATTTCCTATTAAGGGTTCTTGTTGGGTggacattcttcaatttgcggatgacactttaaTCGTGGGTGAAGGGTTGTGGAAGCATGTTTGGGCAATAAAGACGGTGTTAAGGGCGTTTGAGCTTGTATCAGGTCTTGGAATTAATTATCACAAAAGTAAGTTGATTGATATTAATTCTAATAGCTCTTTTTTGGAAGCCGCTTCTTACTTTCTCTCTTGTAAAGTGGAGGAAAGCAACTTTTATTTTCTTGGTATTCCTATTGGTTTCAATCCAAGGAAGGAATCCACTTGGAATTCGCTTTTGACTAAGATGAATAGGGTGGGGGGTTGGAAAAATCGCTTTCTCAACTTGGGTGGATGA